One Rhinoraja longicauda isolate Sanriku21f chromosome 44, sRhiLon1.1, whole genome shotgun sequence DNA segment encodes these proteins:
- the LOC144612306 gene encoding LOW QUALITY PROTEIN: tumor protein p63-regulated gene 1-like protein (The sequence of the model RefSeq protein was modified relative to this genomic sequence to represent the inferred CDS: inserted 1 base in 1 codon; substituted 1 base at 1 genomic stop codon): MHNDFQVPPEKFDRDHLEPSVPSPQLEPDATFTPVSVEHLTPDPGVEQCVTSAPGSGVTPVTSADLSRLYPPLPRGXFSPSVLPRPXGQSHRDEFSALRPGVLQAAISETERTLGDEDGKVQGAWLLTEVDHWNRESERLVLLTPRVLLVSHYDFVGLSCHLLLRIPLHYIDSITVGPFHFPSTSLSRRRGLGLRLGWDKLREPSFRSRWNPWAQDLPSVILTEHPGVESGHLSPPCTLGSFRTELTRGVGMAHREQSLAGRANGPLLLEKPIQMETVLGLVSALSNWAQLGYAKPRRLLAF; encoded by the exons ATGCACAacgattttcaggtccctccagagaagtTCGATCGT GATCATCTGGAGCCCAGCGTTCCCTCACCGCAACTGGAACCCGACGCCACCTTTACCCCGGTGTCAGTAGAgcacctgacccctgacccagGAGTGGAACAGTGCGTGACCTCTGCCCCGGGCTCGGGCGTGACCCCTGTAACCTCTGCTGACCTCTCCCGACTGTATCCCCCTCTCCCACGGGGGTAGTTCTCCCCCTCTGTCCTCCCCCGTC CGGGCCAGAGCCACCGGGATGAATTCTCTGCTCTGCGG CCAGGAGTGTTGCAAGCAGCGATCAGCGAGACGGAGAGAACACTGGGGGATGAAGACGGCAAAGTGCAGGGAGCCTGGCTCCTCACAGA GGTGGACCACTGGAACCGGGAGAGCGAGAGACTGGTGCTGCTGACCCCACGAGTCCTGCTGGTGTCTCATTACGACTTTGTGGGCCTGTCCTGTCACCTGCTGCTGCGAATCCCCCTGCACTACATCGACAGCATCACTGTCGGCCCCTTccacttcccctcaacctccctcagcAG GCGCCGTGGGCTGGGGCTGCGGCTGGGATGGGACAAACTGCGGGAGCCGTCGTTCCGTTCCCGCTGGAACCCCTGGGCTCAGGATCTGCCGTCCGTCATCCTGACAGAACACCCCGGGGTAGAGAGCGGGCACCTGTCACCCCCCTGCACG TTGGGGTCTTTCCGCACGGAGCTGACCCGGGGGGTAGGGATGGCCCACCGGGAGCAGTCCCTCGCCGGCCGAGCCAACGGGCCGCTGCTGCTGGAGAAACCCATCCAGATGGAGACGGTCCTGGGCCTGGTGTCTGCCCTCAGCAACTGGGCGCAGCTGGGCTACGCCAAACCTCGCCGCCTGCTCGCCTTCTAG